DNA from Microbacterium sp. SORGH_AS_0969:
CATCTTCGCCGTGCTCGTCGTCGTCTACGGCGTGATCGCTCACCGCGCCCGCGCGTGGTTCGCGCGCACGCCGTGGGCCGCGTGGGTCGTGCTGCTCCCGATCGGTTTCGCGGCCTGGGCGTTCCTGCACGCCTCGGGCGTGCACGCCACGATCGCCGGTGTGGCGCTGGCCTTCACCATTCCGGTCGCCGCATCGCGCCGCCGCGAGGCGAACACGATGGACCTCGCGGAGCAGTTCGAGCACCGCTTCCGCCCGATCTCGGCCGGCATCGCCGTCCCGCTGTTCGCGTTCTTCGCCGCGGGCGTCTCGGTCGGCGGCGGCGACGGCCTCCTTCGCGCTGTCACGGACCCCGTGACGATCGGGGTCGTCGCGGGTCTCGTTCTCGGCAAGCCCATCGGCATCCTGCTCGGCGTTCGCCTGCTCACCCTGGTGACGAAGGTGCGTCTCGACACCGCGCTGACCTGGGTCGACCTCGCGGGCGTCGGTCTGCTGGCGGGCATCGGCTTCACCGTGTCGCTGTTGATCGCCGAGCTGAGCTTCGGCGAAGGCTCGCCGCACACCGACGACGCGAAGATCGCGATCATGGTCGCCTCGCTCCTGGCATCCGTCCTGGCGTCCTGCGTGCTCCTCGTCCGCAATCGTCGCTACAAGCAGCTGGCGCGGGACGAAGAGGTGGATGCCGACGGCGACGACGTTCCGGACGTGTACCAGCAGCCTCTGCCGCCGGGTCGCTGAGCGCTCAGACCGTGGGGGCGACGGCCGGGTACTCGTCCATCGCCACGGGCTCCCATGCGGGGAGGATCTCGTCCAGGATGAACCGCCCCGCCTCGCGCCACATCTCGACGATCTCGTCGTCGGGAATGGCGTCGAGTTCCACTCGGGTGAGCAGGCGGATGTCGGTCGACTCGCCCGCGTCGGGGTCTCCCGCGGGTTCTTCGCCGGTGACGAGCGCGTACAGCAGGTCGGTGTGGAAGTGCGCCGGATCGGCCGAGGTGCACGCGGTCGACGACAGCACCGGCACGGGGTGCGCCGCGGCGTCGGTGAGGCGGCGCACACGCACCGCGGGCTGGAGCAGCCGCACCTGCTCGGGCTGGTAGCCGGACTCCTCTCTGAGCTCACGTCGCACTGCCGCCCAGGGTGTCTCGTCGTGCTCGACGTGACCGCCGAACATCATGAGCTTCCGTGCACGCCGGTGCAGGTGGTAGCTCAGACGGGGCTCGGGGCCGTCGATGCGGACCACGAAGAAGCTCACGGTGGCGTCGTGATCGCCGGGACGGGTGTGCAGGTGCGGCATCGGCGGCTCGCTTTCAGCGGGTCGGGAACGTCCACGGTACCGGCCTCTCC
Protein-coding regions in this window:
- the nhaA gene encoding Na+/H+ antiporter NhaA, whose protein sequence is MSPDTVRAPSWPGYAEVHRVTTLLRRESVGGMLLVVAAVVAIVWANSPASPTYFALRDFRFGYEPWHLELSVGAWAADGLLAIFFFLVGLELKREIVVGSLRRLNTAIVPVTAAFAGVAVPALIYVAVVHTQPSLLAGWAIPTATDIAFAVAVLALVGSHLPGPLRIFLLTLAVVDDLIAIAIIAIFYTSDIALLPLGIFAVLVVVYGVIAHRARAWFARTPWAAWVVLLPIGFAAWAFLHASGVHATIAGVALAFTIPVAASRRREANTMDLAEQFEHRFRPISAGIAVPLFAFFAAGVSVGGGDGLLRAVTDPVTIGVVAGLVLGKPIGILLGVRLLTLVTKVRLDTALTWVDLAGVGLLAGIGFTVSLLIAELSFGEGSPHTDDAKIAIMVASLLASVLASCVLLVRNRRYKQLARDEEVDADGDDVPDVYQQPLPPGR
- a CDS encoding NUDIX domain-containing protein: MPHLHTRPGDHDATVSFFVVRIDGPEPRLSYHLHRRARKLMMFGGHVEHDETPWAAVRRELREESGYQPEQVRLLQPAVRVRRLTDAAAHPVPVLSSTACTSADPAHFHTDLLYALVTGEEPAGDPDAGESTDIRLLTRVELDAIPDDEIVEMWREAGRFILDEILPAWEPVAMDEYPAVAPTV